One genomic segment of Terrihabitans soli includes these proteins:
- a CDS encoding YbaK/EbsC family protein, translating to MTQDLPPSAAKVASAAESLGLAIAIRVMTKTTRTAEEAASACGTSVGQIVKSLIFEGKDSGRPLLLLVSGKNRVDEKAVAARLGEKLVRPDAQRVREITGFVIGGIPPLGHAMTLAAYIDPDLLTYDEVWAAAGTPNAVFPVDPNKLKSAIGAEMLPMSA from the coding sequence ATGACGCAGGATCTGCCGCCGAGCGCCGCAAAAGTCGCCTCCGCTGCCGAAAGCCTCGGCCTTGCCATCGCCATTCGTGTGATGACCAAGACCACACGGACGGCGGAAGAGGCGGCGTCCGCCTGCGGCACCTCGGTCGGGCAGATCGTCAAAAGTCTGATCTTCGAGGGCAAGGACAGCGGCAGGCCGCTGCTCCTCCTCGTCTCGGGCAAGAACCGCGTCGATGAGAAAGCGGTTGCCGCGCGGCTCGGCGAGAAATTGGTGCGGCCCGATGCGCAGCGCGTGCGCGAGATCACCGGCTTTGTCATCGGCGGCATCCCGCCGCTCGGACATGCGATGACGCTCGCCGCCTATATCGATCCCGATCTTCTGACCTATGACGAAGTCTGGGCCGCGGCGGGAACGCCGAACGCCGTATTCCCGGTCGATCCCAACAAACTGAAAAGCGCGATCGGGGCCGAGATGCTGCCGATGAGCGCTTGA
- a CDS encoding glutathione S-transferase family protein, producing MGLLVDGVWHDQWYDTAKTGGRFVRESSQFRNWVTADGSPGPSGAGGFEAESGRYHLYVSYACPWAHRTLIFRALKRLEDIITVSVVDPRMGNEGWEFGDFPGATTDEVLGKSRLYEVYLAAKPGYTGRVTVPVLWDRKTKSIVSNESSEIIRMMNSAFNALTPAKEDYYPAPLRAEIDEINAFVYDNINNGVYKAGFATDQSIYADAVRTLFDALDQVELRLSRHDFLVGDDMPTEADWRLFTTLIRFDAVYVGHFKCNIRRIADYRHLRDFVQRLYRTPGVAETVHLDHIKTHYYWSHTTINPTRIVPVGPVLEF from the coding sequence ATGGGCCTGCTCGTCGACGGCGTGTGGCATGACCAGTGGTACGACACCGCCAAGACCGGCGGACGCTTCGTTCGCGAAAGCTCGCAATTCCGCAATTGGGTGACGGCCGATGGCAGCCCCGGCCCGAGCGGCGCCGGCGGGTTCGAAGCCGAGTCCGGCCGCTATCACCTCTATGTCTCCTATGCCTGCCCCTGGGCGCACCGCACTCTGATCTTCCGTGCGCTGAAACGGCTCGAAGACATCATCACCGTCTCCGTCGTCGATCCGCGCATGGGCAATGAAGGCTGGGAGTTCGGCGATTTCCCGGGTGCGACGACCGATGAAGTGCTCGGCAAGTCGCGTCTTTACGAAGTCTATCTCGCCGCAAAACCGGGCTATACGGGGCGCGTCACGGTGCCGGTTCTCTGGGACCGGAAGACGAAGAGCATCGTGTCCAACGAATCCTCCGAGATCATCCGCATGATGAACTCGGCCTTCAACGCCCTCACCCCGGCCAAGGAAGACTATTACCCCGCGCCGCTGCGCGCCGAGATCGATGAGATCAACGCCTTCGTCTACGACAACATCAATAACGGCGTCTACAAAGCGGGCTTTGCCACCGACCAATCCATCTATGCGGATGCGGTGCGTACATTGTTCGACGCCCTCGACCAGGTCGAACTGCGCCTGTCACGCCACGATTTCCTTGTCGGCGACGACATGCCGACGGAAGCCGACTGGCGCCTGTTCACGACGCTGATCCGTTTCGACGCCGTTTATGTCGGGCACTTCAAGTGCAACATCCGGCGTATTGCGGACTACCGACATCTGCGCGATTTCGTACAGCGTCTCTACCGCACGCCGGGCGTCGCCGAGACCGTGCATCTCGACCACATCAAGACGCATTATTACTGGAGCCATACGACGATCAATCCGACGCGCATCGTGCCCGTCGGACCTGTTCTCGAATTCTAG
- a CDS encoding GNAT family N-acetyltransferase: MTSLSISILPEAPEHSAAIESLHDRGFGPGRFARTAFRLREGVRPTPGLSYVALVGTLLVGSVRLSPIRIGGVPALLLGPLAVEPAFMNRGIGTELMKTALDAAREQGHALALLVGDEPFYAKSGFTRIPHGKVRLPGPVDPDRLLVAELKPGVFADVEGLAEPYFG; encoded by the coding sequence ATGACCAGCCTGTCCATCAGCATCCTGCCCGAAGCGCCGGAGCATTCCGCCGCCATCGAAAGCCTGCATGACCGCGGTTTCGGCCCCGGCCGCTTTGCACGTACGGCTTTCCGTTTGCGGGAAGGTGTTCGGCCGACGCCGGGGCTTTCCTATGTCGCGCTGGTGGGCACGCTGCTTGTCGGCTCCGTGCGGCTGTCGCCGATCCGGATCGGCGGTGTGCCGGCGCTGCTGCTCGGGCCGCTCGCAGTGGAACCCGCTTTCATGAACCGCGGCATCGGCACCGAACTGATGAAGACTGCCCTCGACGCTGCGCGCGAGCAGGGGCATGCCCTGGCGCTGCTCGTCGGTGACGAGCCCTTCTATGCAAAGAGCGGCTTTACCCGCATCCCGCATGGAAAAGTTCGCCTGCCGGGGCCGGTCGATCCGGACCGGCTTCTCGTCGCCGAGCTGAAGCCGGGCGTGTTTGCGGACGTCGAGGGACTGGCGGAACCCTATTTCGGTTGA
- a CDS encoding DUF4159 domain-containing protein, with amino-acid sequence MSGLPLAFLNPWLLTALIALPALYFLLRLIPPRPRSVHFPPLRLLLDIVPKEETAARTPWWLVLLRLGLAAFVILALAGPVLNPAPPAPPGGGPLVLMLDDGWPAASDWDARLLTAEAAINGAEASGRSIALLALNSEPQDIAVGTGAAAREKLRALVPQPYIRDRMTHLPALTALAGRTAGADLVWLAGGLDTGNGRAFSEALGKLGNGSRLTVHVPEHTARGLAGSDNSPQALTVRVLRADTGASETGIVRAFDLRGRPLGETQYNFSPSATETQARLELPIELRNEVARLDLAQNRSAAGVQLLDERWRRRAIGLVSGATADQAQPLLSPTYYLQRALEPFADVRPSNAGAPSEAILRFIEDGVPVIALADVGTITPEAQEAVRSWISKGGVLIRFAGSRLAAAENDDLVPVRLRRGGRVLGGALAWSTPQKLGEFPQNSPFAGLNIPEDVVVNRQVLAEPDPELAERSWAVLADGTPLVTAERSEAGLLVLFHVTADTVWSNLPISGLFVDMLRRTIALAGEAAPAATGADAANASQPVEAATLSPTRTLDGFGAFRSPPPTARPVPARGLTEGTPDHPPGIYGPPDGFIAVNTLAPDAKLTRLDLSNLPVSVRGYANAEPTPLAPWLLGGALLAFLIDTLVMLFLAGRMPRWGRRGVTAALVILAALAIAPQADAQQTDAKAVDAALKTRLAYVVTGDASVDEVSLAGLRGLGAQLAQRTAFEPGEPVGLDPAKDEMAFYPLIYWPVSETAQAPSSEALARIDAYMKRGGTILFDTRDAIYSSSGTSPAGTAGLRRILSGLDIPELEQVPADHVLTKSFYLLPDFPGRFRGAPLWVEAMPSVEEEESGAASPVRSGDGVSPILITSNDFAGAWAIDERGQTLLPTVPSDPRQRELAYRAGINIVMYALTGNYKADQVHIPALLERLGQ; translated from the coding sequence ATGAGCGGGCTTCCCCTCGCCTTCCTGAATCCCTGGCTGCTGACGGCGCTGATCGCGCTGCCCGCACTCTATTTCCTGCTGAGGCTGATCCCGCCCCGGCCGCGCAGCGTCCATTTCCCGCCGTTGAGACTTTTGCTCGACATCGTGCCGAAGGAGGAGACCGCGGCGCGAACGCCGTGGTGGCTCGTGCTGCTGAGGCTCGGGCTCGCCGCCTTCGTCATTCTGGCGCTCGCAGGTCCCGTTCTGAACCCTGCGCCGCCGGCACCGCCGGGCGGCGGCCCGCTCGTTCTGATGCTGGACGACGGATGGCCGGCCGCTTCCGATTGGGATGCGCGGCTTTTGACGGCGGAAGCTGCGATCAACGGCGCCGAAGCCTCCGGCCGCAGCATTGCGCTCCTCGCCCTCAATTCCGAACCGCAGGACATCGCGGTCGGCACCGGGGCCGCCGCGCGCGAGAAGCTGCGCGCGCTTGTTCCGCAGCCTTATATCCGCGATCGCATGACCCATCTGCCGGCGCTGACGGCGCTCGCCGGACGCACCGCCGGCGCCGACCTCGTCTGGCTCGCCGGCGGCCTCGACACCGGCAATGGCCGCGCCTTTTCCGAGGCGCTCGGCAAACTTGGAAACGGCAGCCGGCTCACCGTGCATGTGCCCGAGCACACGGCGCGCGGTCTTGCCGGTTCCGACAACAGCCCGCAGGCGCTGACCGTGCGCGTGCTGCGCGCCGACACCGGCGCAAGCGAGACCGGCATTGTCCGCGCTTTCGATCTGCGCGGCCGCCCGCTCGGCGAGACGCAGTATAATTTCAGCCCCTCGGCCACCGAAACGCAGGCGAGACTCGAATTGCCGATCGAACTGCGCAACGAAGTCGCGCGGCTCGATCTGGCGCAGAACCGGTCTGCTGCGGGCGTCCAGCTTCTCGACGAACGCTGGCGCCGCAGAGCCATCGGCCTTGTCTCGGGTGCGACAGCCGATCAGGCGCAGCCGCTTTTGTCGCCGACCTACTATCTACAGCGCGCGCTCGAACCCTTCGCCGATGTCCGCCCCTCCAATGCCGGTGCGCCATCCGAGGCCATTCTGCGCTTCATCGAGGACGGCGTTCCGGTCATCGCGCTGGCCGATGTCGGTACGATCACGCCCGAAGCGCAGGAGGCCGTGCGCAGCTGGATATCGAAAGGCGGCGTCCTGATCCGTTTCGCAGGTTCACGCCTTGCCGCAGCTGAGAACGACGATCTCGTGCCGGTGCGTCTGCGCCGCGGCGGCCGCGTGCTCGGCGGCGCGCTCGCCTGGTCGACGCCGCAAAAGCTCGGCGAGTTTCCGCAGAACAGCCCGTTTGCCGGGCTGAACATCCCCGAAGACGTCGTCGTCAACCGCCAGGTCCTCGCCGAGCCCGATCCTGAGCTTGCCGAACGCTCATGGGCGGTTCTGGCCGACGGTACGCCGCTCGTCACGGCGGAGCGCTCGGAGGCGGGCCTGCTTGTCCTGTTCCACGTCACCGCCGACACGGTCTGGTCGAATCTTCCGATTTCGGGTCTCTTTGTCGACATGCTGCGCCGCACCATCGCGCTTGCCGGCGAAGCGGCTCCCGCCGCCACGGGCGCGGACGCGGCAAATGCCAGCCAGCCCGTCGAGGCGGCGACCCTCTCCCCGACCCGCACGCTCGACGGTTTCGGCGCCTTCCGCAGCCCACCGCCGACCGCGCGTCCGGTTCCCGCCCGCGGCCTTACTGAGGGTACGCCCGATCATCCGCCCGGCATTTACGGCCCGCCCGACGGCTTCATCGCCGTCAATACTCTGGCGCCGGACGCCAAACTGACACGGCTCGATCTTTCCAATCTTCCGGTGAGCGTGCGCGGTTATGCCAATGCCGAGCCGACGCCGCTTGCGCCCTGGCTTCTCGGCGGCGCGCTTCTGGCCTTTCTCATCGATACGCTCGTGATGTTGTTCCTCGCCGGCCGCATGCCGCGCTGGGGCCGCCGCGGCGTAACGGCTGCGCTCGTTATTCTCGCCGCGCTCGCTATCGCTCCGCAGGCCGATGCGCAGCAGACCGATGCCAAAGCGGTCGATGCGGCGCTGAAGACACGCCTTGCCTATGTCGTCACCGGCGATGCAAGCGTCGACGAAGTGAGCCTTGCGGGTCTGCGCGGCCTTGGCGCGCAGCTCGCACAGCGCACCGCGTTCGAGCCGGGCGAGCCTGTCGGCCTCGATCCCGCCAAAGACGAGATGGCGTTTTATCCGCTGATTTACTGGCCGGTCTCCGAGACGGCGCAGGCGCCCTCGAGCGAGGCCCTCGCGCGCATCGACGCCTATATGAAGCGCGGCGGCACCATCCTCTTCGACACGCGCGATGCGATCTATTCCTCCTCCGGCACCTCGCCCGCGGGGACTGCCGGCCTGCGCCGCATTCTGTCCGGCCTCGACATTCCCGAGCTTGAACAGGTTCCGGCCGATCACGTCCTGACCAAAAGCTTTTATCTTCTGCCCGATTTTCCGGGCCGCTTCCGCGGCGCGCCACTCTGGGTCGAGGCGATGCCAAGCGTCGAGGAAGAGGAAAGCGGCGCGGCCTCTCCTGTCCGCTCCGGCGACGGCGTCTCGCCGATCCTTATCACCTCGAACGATTTTGCCGGCGCCTGGGCCATCGATGAGCGCGGCCAGACGCTGCTGCCCACCGTGCCGAGCGACCCGCGCCAGCGCGAACTCGCCTACCGCGCGGGCATCAATATCGTGATGTATGCCCTGACCGGTAACTACAAGGCCGATCAGGTTCATATTCCCGCCCTCCTCGAACGGCTCGGCCAGTAG
- a CDS encoding DUF58 domain-containing protein, with the protein MVRARTLTEDEVAVAPRHSAAAHLLAASMPRLVVAARRTSASIIHGLHGRRRAGVGENFWQFRRYSQGESASRIDWRRSALGDHLYVREQEWEAAHTVFIWIDRSRSMAFKSDLATDSKLERAVIMTLALADLLVRGGERVGLIGLGAPTASRRAVDILAQQLLAAPPDEQMPAPRPLSQLSEAVLIGDFLEPEQEIATAVRGLAGNGARGHLLAISDPAEETFPFSGRTEFIDPEIMTRFTLGRAQDLREDYALRLAAHRESVRRIAGPLGWSTALHRTDRPPSEALLSLYTQLTESPNETRSERLAG; encoded by the coding sequence ATGGTCCGGGCGCGCACGCTCACCGAAGACGAAGTGGCGGTTGCGCCGCGCCACAGTGCGGCGGCCCATCTGCTTGCGGCCTCGATGCCGCGGCTTGTCGTTGCCGCGCGCCGCACCTCCGCCTCGATCATTCACGGCCTGCACGGGCGCAGGCGCGCCGGCGTCGGCGAAAACTTCTGGCAGTTCCGCCGCTACTCGCAGGGCGAAAGTGCCTCACGCATCGACTGGCGCCGTTCGGCACTCGGCGATCATCTGTATGTGCGCGAACAGGAATGGGAAGCCGCGCACACTGTCTTCATCTGGATCGACCGTTCGCGCTCGATGGCGTTCAAATCCGATCTCGCAACCGACTCCAAGCTTGAACGCGCCGTGATCATGACTTTGGCGCTCGCCGATCTTCTGGTGCGCGGCGGCGAACGCGTGGGACTCATCGGCCTTGGCGCGCCGACCGCAAGCCGCAGGGCCGTCGATATTCTCGCCCAGCAATTGCTCGCCGCGCCTCCGGACGAACAGATGCCGGCACCGCGCCCGCTCTCGCAGCTCTCGGAAGCCGTCCTGATCGGCGATTTCCTCGAGCCCGAACAGGAGATCGCAACCGCCGTCCGCGGCCTTGCCGGCAATGGCGCGCGCGGACATCTCCTGGCGATTTCCGACCCGGCCGAGGAAACCTTCCCGTTCTCGGGACGTACTGAATTCATAGACCCCGAGATCATGACCCGTTTCACGTTGGGCCGCGCCCAGGATCTGCGCGAGGACTATGCGCTGCGGCTTGCCGCGCATCGCGAATCCGTGCGCCGGATCGCGGGTCCGCTTGGCTGGTCGACCGCGCTGCACCGCACCGACCGTCCGCCCTCCGAGGCGCTGCTGTCGCTTTATACGCAGCTGACCGAGAGCCCGAATGAAACCCGCAGCGAGAGGCTTGCGGGATGA
- a CDS encoding AAA family ATPase, with amino-acid sequence MSRSSSKAQSLDDAILRNAEQTIAQVTAAKEALGEVIFGQELVVERALLTVLCGAHALLVGVPGLAKTKLVETLGVVLGLDGRRIQFTPDLMPSDILGSEVLEEGVKGTRSFRFLAGPIFAQLLMADEINRASPRTQSALLQAMQEHHVTVAGVRYDLPRPSHVLATQNPLEQEGTYPLPEAQLDRFLMQIDVAYPGRDDERRILLETTGAEETRPRQAMKTDELLAAQRLIRRLPVGDSVVDAILDLVRSARPESADPKIAPLIAWGPGPRASQSLMLAVRAKALVDGRYAPSVDDVIELAEPILKHRMALTFAARAEGQTISDIISRLTGRIG; translated from the coding sequence ATGAGCCGCAGCAGCAGCAAAGCCCAGTCCCTCGATGACGCCATCCTCCGCAATGCCGAACAAACGATCGCCCAGGTTACCGCCGCCAAGGAAGCCCTCGGCGAGGTGATCTTCGGTCAGGAGCTCGTGGTCGAACGGGCGCTGCTCACGGTCCTGTGCGGCGCGCATGCGCTTCTCGTCGGTGTGCCGGGCCTTGCCAAAACCAAGCTCGTCGAGACGCTCGGCGTCGTGCTCGGACTCGACGGACGTCGCATCCAGTTCACGCCCGATCTCATGCCGTCCGATATTTTGGGCTCTGAAGTTCTCGAAGAAGGCGTCAAAGGCACGCGCAGCTTCCGCTTCCTCGCCGGCCCGATCTTCGCACAGCTTCTGATGGCCGACGAAATCAACCGCGCCTCGCCGCGCACCCAGTCGGCGCTGCTGCAGGCGATGCAGGAACATCACGTCACCGTCGCCGGCGTGCGCTACGACCTGCCGCGTCCGTCCCATGTATTGGCAACGCAGAACCCGCTCGAACAGGAAGGCACCTATCCGCTTCCCGAAGCGCAGCTCGACCGCTTCCTGATGCAAATCGATGTCGCCTATCCCGGCCGCGACGACGAGCGGCGCATTCTTCTGGAAACCACAGGCGCCGAAGAAACGCGTCCGCGCCAGGCGATGAAGACCGACGAGCTTCTTGCGGCACAGCGCCTCATTCGCCGCCTGCCCGTCGGCGACAGCGTTGTCGATGCGATCCTCGATCTCGTGCGCTCGGCGCGCCCCGAAAGCGCCGATCCGAAAATCGCGCCGCTGATCGCATGGGGCCCCGGCCCGCGCGCCTCGCAGTCGCTGATGCTCGCGGTTCGCGCCAAAGCTCTGGTCGATGGCCGCTATGCACCCTCGGTCGATGATGTGATCGAACTTGCCGAACCGATCCTCAAGCACCGTATGGCGCTGACCTTCGCAGCGCGCGCCGAAGGCCAGACAATCTCCGACATCATCAGCCGTCTTACGGGGCGGATCGGCTGA
- a CDS encoding DUF6111 family protein — translation MIRSILPAIVLFLLPFAVYFLWLGLKRRSVAGTEIPVSGKYLAWATGLGMLLAAGAFVIFGDFRGADPDAVYFPPVYEGGKVTPGHFEPREKAK, via the coding sequence ATGATCCGTTCAATACTGCCTGCCATTGTCCTCTTCCTTTTGCCTTTTGCTGTGTATTTTCTGTGGCTTGGGCTGAAGAGGCGGAGCGTCGCCGGGACCGAAATCCCGGTTAGCGGCAAATATCTCGCTTGGGCAACCGGGCTAGGCATGCTGCTGGCGGCTGGCGCATTTGTGATCTTCGGCGACTTCCGGGGAGCCGACCCCGATGCCGTCTACTTCCCGCCGGTCTATGAGGGGGGAAAGGTCACGCCCGGTCATTTCGAGCCGCGGGAGAAGGCCAAGTGA
- a CDS encoding CCA tRNA nucleotidyltransferase — translation MTEAVKALLADAGVRRMFEVFDGGGEETRIAGGAVRDALIGRVPPEVDFATTAVPEEIVRRAAAAGLKSAPTGIEHGTVTIIIDGHPFEITTLRRDVETDGRHAKVAFGRDWAEDAQRRDLTINGLFLDGEGKVHDFVGGEGDLKAHLVRFIGDAKTRIREDYLRILRFFRFTARYGEGTPDAEAMSAAISERHGLDQLSRERIRAELLKFLMTPRAAELAKLMADAGFLGQVLGGVARPRRLARLLESAPEADAVQRLGALALFIEDNAERLRERLRLSNEETARLKSMAGGPVPTGADERALKALLYQLGPALYHDRVLFTGAGSEARSLTERWTAPKFPVSAADLIARGVAKGPHLGAALARIEKDWIAAGFPDDKKSIDRLTTNGLAAV, via the coding sequence GTGACCGAGGCTGTGAAAGCGCTTCTGGCCGATGCAGGCGTGCGCCGCATGTTCGAGGTCTTCGACGGCGGGGGTGAGGAGACGCGGATCGCCGGCGGCGCGGTGCGCGACGCCTTGATCGGCCGCGTGCCGCCGGAGGTCGATTTCGCAACGACCGCCGTGCCGGAGGAGATTGTGCGCCGCGCCGCCGCTGCCGGCTTGAAATCGGCGCCGACCGGCATCGAACACGGCACTGTCACCATCATCATCGACGGCCATCCGTTCGAGATCACAACGCTCCGCCGCGATGTCGAGACCGATGGCCGCCACGCCAAAGTCGCGTTCGGCCGCGATTGGGCGGAGGATGCGCAGCGGCGGGACCTCACGATCAACGGTCTGTTTCTCGACGGCGAAGGCAAGGTTCACGATTTCGTCGGCGGCGAGGGCGATCTTAAAGCGCATCTTGTGCGCTTTATCGGCGACGCGAAGACGCGCATCCGCGAAGACTACTTACGCATCCTGCGCTTCTTCCGCTTCACGGCGCGCTATGGCGAAGGCACGCCGGATGCAGAGGCGATGTCGGCCGCCATCTCCGAACGGCACGGTCTCGACCAGCTGTCGCGCGAGCGCATCCGCGCCGAGCTTCTAAAATTTCTGATGACGCCGCGCGCGGCCGAGCTTGCAAAGCTGATGGCCGATGCGGGATTTCTCGGACAGGTCTTGGGCGGTGTTGCGCGGCCGCGCCGTCTTGCGCGCCTCCTCGAGAGTGCGCCCGAGGCCGATGCAGTGCAGCGCCTCGGCGCGCTCGCGCTGTTCATCGAAGACAATGCCGAGCGATTGCGCGAGCGGCTGCGTCTGTCGAATGAGGAAACCGCGCGGCTGAAAAGCATGGCGGGCGGGCCGGTGCCGACCGGAGCGGATGAGCGCGCATTGAAAGCTCTCCTCTATCAACTCGGCCCTGCGCTTTATCATGACCGCGTTCTCTTCACTGGCGCAGGTTCCGAGGCCCGTTCGCTCACCGAGCGCTGGACCGCGCCGAAATTTCCGGTGAGCGCCGCCGATCTCATCGCGCGCGGTGTCGCCAAAGGCCCGCATCTCGGCGCGGCGCTCGCGCGTATAGAGAAGGATTGGATCGCGGCGGGATTTCCCGACGACAAAAAATCCATCGACCGGCTGACGACGAACGGTCTGGCAGCCGTCTAG